The following proteins come from a genomic window of Salvia hispanica cultivar TCC Black 2014 chromosome 4, UniMelb_Shisp_WGS_1.0, whole genome shotgun sequence:
- the LOC125223670 gene encoding fimbrin-5-like isoform X1 — translation MRLILFSSVVIITHHQKIDLPCLKPRYQLICLVSVWRFNANMSSFVGVIVSDPWLQSQFTQVELRGLKSKFLSAKNQSGNVTFADLPPVLAKLKGVTELTENEITEILKESSPDLNEEVDFESFLRHYLDLQAQASAKVGGPQPQSSFLKATTTTLHHTISESEKSSYVAHINNYLGEDPFLKDYLPLDPASDDIFELAKDGVLLCKLINVAVPNTIDERAINTKKVLNPWERNENHNLCLNSAKAIGCTVVNIGTQDLIEARPHLVVGLMSQIIKIQLLSDLDLKKTPQLVELVEDTNDVEELMGLAPEKVLLKWMNFHLKRAGFEKQVTNFSSDLKDGEAYAHLLNALAPELGTNSTLETTDPTERAKLIIEQAEKLDCKRYVTPKDIVEGSANLNLAFVAQIFQHRNGLSVDQSKIPVPDMMEDDAQTSREERCFRLWINSLGIETHVNNLFDTVRGGWVLLEVLEKASPGSVNWKKASKSSINMPFKKLENCNQVVSIGKDLNLSLVNIAGNDIAQGNKKLIIAFLWQLMRFSMLNLLKNLRQHSQGKEIGDADILNWANEKVKRSGRSSQMESFKDKNLATGRFFLELLSSVEPRVVNWALVTKGTTDEDKKSNATYIISVARKLGCSIFLLPEDIIEVNQKMILTLTASIMYWSLQKKVGDLEPSSPSQQSEPPSPSQQSEPPSPSLSNNESPPSPRGDDG, via the exons ATGAGGTTGATCCTCTTCTCTTCTGTTGTAATCATTACTCATCATCAGAAG ATTGATCTCCCATGTTTGAAACCTCGTTACCAGCTAATCTGTCTTGTTTCCGTTTGGAGATTTAATGCGAATATGTCGAGTTTCGTGGGCGTAATCGTCTCTGATCCTTGGCTTCAGAGCCAATTCACTCAAGTTGAGCTTCGAGGCCTTAAATCTAAG TTTCTCTCAGCAAAGAACCAATCTGGAAATGTTACATTCGCAGATTTGCCACCAGTATTGGCAAAATTGAAGGGGGTCACTGAATTGACAGAAAATGAGATCACGGAGATCTTAAAGGAGTCATCTCCTGATTTAAACGAAGAAGTTGATTTTGAATCCTTCCTTCGG CATTATTTGGACCTGCAAGCTCAGGCCTCAGCTAAAGTGGGTGGTCCCCAACCTCAATCGTCGTTTCTCAAAGCAACTACAACTACACTACACCACACAATTAGTGAATCCGAAAAGTCTTCCTATGTCGCCCACATCAACAACTATCTTGGAGAAGATCCATTCTTGAAGGATTATCTCCCCCTAGATCCAGCTAGCGATGATATCTTCGAATTGGCAAAGGATGGTGTTCTTCTATG TAAACTCATAAATGTAGCTGTACCTAATACTATAGATGAGCGAGCGATCAATACTAAGAAGGTTCTAAATCCATGGGAGAGGAACGAGAACCATAACCTTTGCCTCAATTCTGCAAAGGCAATTGGGTGCACAGTGGTCAACATTGGCACACAGGACCTAATTGAAGCAAGA CCTCATTTAGTCGTTGGGTTGATGTCCCAAATAATCAAG ATACAATTGCTATCTGATCTTGATTTAAAGAAGACGCCTCAACTTGTTGAGCTGGTGGAGGATACCAAT GATGTAGAGGAGCTTATGGGATTAGCCCCAGAGAAAGTTCTTCTCAAATGGATGAACTTTCATCTGAAGAGAGCAGGATTTGAGAAGCAGGTTACAAATTTTTCCTCAGATTTGAAG GATGGAGAAGCTTATGCTCACTTGCTCAATGCACTCGCCCCAGAACTTGGCACAAACTCAACATTAGAAACAACAGATCCCACTGAAAGAGCAAAATTGATTATTGAGCAAGCTGAAAAGCTAGATTGTAAAAGATATGTTACTCCAAAGGACATCGTTGAGGGATCAGCAAATCTAAATCTTGCATTCGTTGCTCAAATATTTCAACACAG AAATGGACTATCAGTGGACCAGTCAAAGATACCTGTTCCTGATATGATGGAAGATGATGCTCAAACTTCACGTGAAGAGCGATGCTTCCGGCTGTGGATTAATAGCCTTGGGATTGAAACCCACGTCAACAATTTATTTGACACTGTCAGGGGAGG ATGGGTTCTACTAGAAGTACTTGAAAAGGCCTCTCCTGGGTCTGTTAACTGGAAAAAAGCTTCAAAATCTTCCATTAATATGCCTTTCAAGAAACTTGAGAATTGCAACCAAGTTGTGAGTATTGGAAAGGATTTGAATCTCTCCCTGGTGAATATAGCTGGAAATGATATTGCGCAGGGAAACAAGAAGCTCATAATTG CTTTTCTGTGGCAGTTAATGAGATTTAGCATGCTCAACCTGTTGAAAAACTTGAGACAGCATTCCCAGGGAAAGGAAATTGGAGATGCTGACATACTGAATTGGGCAAACGAGAAAGTCAAGAGATCTGGTAGAAGTTCCCAAATGGAAAGCTTCAAG GATAAAAACCTCGCAACTGGGAGATTCTTTCTCGAACTTTTAAGTTCCGTTGAGCCAAGGGTGGTGAACTGGGCCCTAGTGACGAAGGGCACAACTG ATGAAGATAAGAAATCAAATGCAACATATATTATCAGTGTCGCTCGAAAGCTTGGATGCTCCATATTCTTATTGCCTGAGGATATAATTGAG GTGAACCAGAAGATGATCCTGACCTTGACAGCAAGTATCATGTACTGGAGCCTGCAGAAGAAGGTGGGAGATCTTGAGCCTTCGTCTCCTAGTCAGCAATCTGAGCCTCCGTCTCCTAGTCAGCAATCTGAGCCTCCGTCTCCTAGTCTGAGCAATAACGAATCACCACCGTCTCCGAGAGGTGATGATGGCTAG
- the LOC125223670 gene encoding fimbrin-5-like isoform X2, whose protein sequence is MRLILFSSVVIITHHQKIDLPCLKPRYQLICLVSVWRFNANMSSFVGVIVSDPWLQSQFTQVELRGLKSKFLSAKNQSGNVTFADLPPVLAKLKGVTELTENEITEILKESSPDLNEEVDFESFLRHYLDLQAQASAKVGGPQPQSSFLKATTTTLHHTISESEKSSYVAHINNYLGEDPFLKDYLPLDPASDDIFELAKDGVLLCKLINVAVPNTIDERAINTKKVLNPWERNENHNLCLNSAKAIGCTVVNIGTQDLIEARPHLVVGLMSQIIKDVEELMGLAPEKVLLKWMNFHLKRAGFEKQVTNFSSDLKDGEAYAHLLNALAPELGTNSTLETTDPTERAKLIIEQAEKLDCKRYVTPKDIVEGSANLNLAFVAQIFQHRNGLSVDQSKIPVPDMMEDDAQTSREERCFRLWINSLGIETHVNNLFDTVRGGWVLLEVLEKASPGSVNWKKASKSSINMPFKKLENCNQVVSIGKDLNLSLVNIAGNDIAQGNKKLIIAFLWQLMRFSMLNLLKNLRQHSQGKEIGDADILNWANEKVKRSGRSSQMESFKDKNLATGRFFLELLSSVEPRVVNWALVTKGTTDEDKKSNATYIISVARKLGCSIFLLPEDIIEVNQKMILTLTASIMYWSLQKKVGDLEPSSPSQQSEPPSPSQQSEPPSPSLSNNESPPSPRGDDG, encoded by the exons ATGAGGTTGATCCTCTTCTCTTCTGTTGTAATCATTACTCATCATCAGAAG ATTGATCTCCCATGTTTGAAACCTCGTTACCAGCTAATCTGTCTTGTTTCCGTTTGGAGATTTAATGCGAATATGTCGAGTTTCGTGGGCGTAATCGTCTCTGATCCTTGGCTTCAGAGCCAATTCACTCAAGTTGAGCTTCGAGGCCTTAAATCTAAG TTTCTCTCAGCAAAGAACCAATCTGGAAATGTTACATTCGCAGATTTGCCACCAGTATTGGCAAAATTGAAGGGGGTCACTGAATTGACAGAAAATGAGATCACGGAGATCTTAAAGGAGTCATCTCCTGATTTAAACGAAGAAGTTGATTTTGAATCCTTCCTTCGG CATTATTTGGACCTGCAAGCTCAGGCCTCAGCTAAAGTGGGTGGTCCCCAACCTCAATCGTCGTTTCTCAAAGCAACTACAACTACACTACACCACACAATTAGTGAATCCGAAAAGTCTTCCTATGTCGCCCACATCAACAACTATCTTGGAGAAGATCCATTCTTGAAGGATTATCTCCCCCTAGATCCAGCTAGCGATGATATCTTCGAATTGGCAAAGGATGGTGTTCTTCTATG TAAACTCATAAATGTAGCTGTACCTAATACTATAGATGAGCGAGCGATCAATACTAAGAAGGTTCTAAATCCATGGGAGAGGAACGAGAACCATAACCTTTGCCTCAATTCTGCAAAGGCAATTGGGTGCACAGTGGTCAACATTGGCACACAGGACCTAATTGAAGCAAGA CCTCATTTAGTCGTTGGGTTGATGTCCCAAATAATCAAG GATGTAGAGGAGCTTATGGGATTAGCCCCAGAGAAAGTTCTTCTCAAATGGATGAACTTTCATCTGAAGAGAGCAGGATTTGAGAAGCAGGTTACAAATTTTTCCTCAGATTTGAAG GATGGAGAAGCTTATGCTCACTTGCTCAATGCACTCGCCCCAGAACTTGGCACAAACTCAACATTAGAAACAACAGATCCCACTGAAAGAGCAAAATTGATTATTGAGCAAGCTGAAAAGCTAGATTGTAAAAGATATGTTACTCCAAAGGACATCGTTGAGGGATCAGCAAATCTAAATCTTGCATTCGTTGCTCAAATATTTCAACACAG AAATGGACTATCAGTGGACCAGTCAAAGATACCTGTTCCTGATATGATGGAAGATGATGCTCAAACTTCACGTGAAGAGCGATGCTTCCGGCTGTGGATTAATAGCCTTGGGATTGAAACCCACGTCAACAATTTATTTGACACTGTCAGGGGAGG ATGGGTTCTACTAGAAGTACTTGAAAAGGCCTCTCCTGGGTCTGTTAACTGGAAAAAAGCTTCAAAATCTTCCATTAATATGCCTTTCAAGAAACTTGAGAATTGCAACCAAGTTGTGAGTATTGGAAAGGATTTGAATCTCTCCCTGGTGAATATAGCTGGAAATGATATTGCGCAGGGAAACAAGAAGCTCATAATTG CTTTTCTGTGGCAGTTAATGAGATTTAGCATGCTCAACCTGTTGAAAAACTTGAGACAGCATTCCCAGGGAAAGGAAATTGGAGATGCTGACATACTGAATTGGGCAAACGAGAAAGTCAAGAGATCTGGTAGAAGTTCCCAAATGGAAAGCTTCAAG GATAAAAACCTCGCAACTGGGAGATTCTTTCTCGAACTTTTAAGTTCCGTTGAGCCAAGGGTGGTGAACTGGGCCCTAGTGACGAAGGGCACAACTG ATGAAGATAAGAAATCAAATGCAACATATATTATCAGTGTCGCTCGAAAGCTTGGATGCTCCATATTCTTATTGCCTGAGGATATAATTGAG GTGAACCAGAAGATGATCCTGACCTTGACAGCAAGTATCATGTACTGGAGCCTGCAGAAGAAGGTGGGAGATCTTGAGCCTTCGTCTCCTAGTCAGCAATCTGAGCCTCCGTCTCCTAGTCAGCAATCTGAGCCTCCGTCTCCTAGTCTGAGCAATAACGAATCACCACCGTCTCCGAGAGGTGATGATGGCTAG
- the LOC125223670 gene encoding fimbrin-5-like isoform X3, producing MRFNANMSSFVGVIVSDPWLQSQFTQVELRGLKSKFLSAKNQSGNVTFADLPPVLAKLKGVTELTENEITEILKESSPDLNEEVDFESFLRHYLDLQAQASAKVGGPQPQSSFLKATTTTLHHTISESEKSSYVAHINNYLGEDPFLKDYLPLDPASDDIFELAKDGVLLCKLINVAVPNTIDERAINTKKVLNPWERNENHNLCLNSAKAIGCTVVNIGTQDLIEARPHLVVGLMSQIIKIQLLSDLDLKKTPQLVELVEDTNDVEELMGLAPEKVLLKWMNFHLKRAGFEKQVTNFSSDLKDGEAYAHLLNALAPELGTNSTLETTDPTERAKLIIEQAEKLDCKRYVTPKDIVEGSANLNLAFVAQIFQHRNGLSVDQSKIPVPDMMEDDAQTSREERCFRLWINSLGIETHVNNLFDTVRGGWVLLEVLEKASPGSVNWKKASKSSINMPFKKLENCNQVVSIGKDLNLSLVNIAGNDIAQGNKKLIIAFLWQLMRFSMLNLLKNLRQHSQGKEIGDADILNWANEKVKRSGRSSQMESFKDKNLATGRFFLELLSSVEPRVVNWALVTKGTTDEDKKSNATYIISVARKLGCSIFLLPEDIIEVNQKMILTLTASIMYWSLQKKVGDLEPSSPSQQSEPPSPSQQSEPPSPSLSNNESPPSPRGDDG from the exons ATGAG ATTTAATGCGAATATGTCGAGTTTCGTGGGCGTAATCGTCTCTGATCCTTGGCTTCAGAGCCAATTCACTCAAGTTGAGCTTCGAGGCCTTAAATCTAAG TTTCTCTCAGCAAAGAACCAATCTGGAAATGTTACATTCGCAGATTTGCCACCAGTATTGGCAAAATTGAAGGGGGTCACTGAATTGACAGAAAATGAGATCACGGAGATCTTAAAGGAGTCATCTCCTGATTTAAACGAAGAAGTTGATTTTGAATCCTTCCTTCGG CATTATTTGGACCTGCAAGCTCAGGCCTCAGCTAAAGTGGGTGGTCCCCAACCTCAATCGTCGTTTCTCAAAGCAACTACAACTACACTACACCACACAATTAGTGAATCCGAAAAGTCTTCCTATGTCGCCCACATCAACAACTATCTTGGAGAAGATCCATTCTTGAAGGATTATCTCCCCCTAGATCCAGCTAGCGATGATATCTTCGAATTGGCAAAGGATGGTGTTCTTCTATG TAAACTCATAAATGTAGCTGTACCTAATACTATAGATGAGCGAGCGATCAATACTAAGAAGGTTCTAAATCCATGGGAGAGGAACGAGAACCATAACCTTTGCCTCAATTCTGCAAAGGCAATTGGGTGCACAGTGGTCAACATTGGCACACAGGACCTAATTGAAGCAAGA CCTCATTTAGTCGTTGGGTTGATGTCCCAAATAATCAAG ATACAATTGCTATCTGATCTTGATTTAAAGAAGACGCCTCAACTTGTTGAGCTGGTGGAGGATACCAAT GATGTAGAGGAGCTTATGGGATTAGCCCCAGAGAAAGTTCTTCTCAAATGGATGAACTTTCATCTGAAGAGAGCAGGATTTGAGAAGCAGGTTACAAATTTTTCCTCAGATTTGAAG GATGGAGAAGCTTATGCTCACTTGCTCAATGCACTCGCCCCAGAACTTGGCACAAACTCAACATTAGAAACAACAGATCCCACTGAAAGAGCAAAATTGATTATTGAGCAAGCTGAAAAGCTAGATTGTAAAAGATATGTTACTCCAAAGGACATCGTTGAGGGATCAGCAAATCTAAATCTTGCATTCGTTGCTCAAATATTTCAACACAG AAATGGACTATCAGTGGACCAGTCAAAGATACCTGTTCCTGATATGATGGAAGATGATGCTCAAACTTCACGTGAAGAGCGATGCTTCCGGCTGTGGATTAATAGCCTTGGGATTGAAACCCACGTCAACAATTTATTTGACACTGTCAGGGGAGG ATGGGTTCTACTAGAAGTACTTGAAAAGGCCTCTCCTGGGTCTGTTAACTGGAAAAAAGCTTCAAAATCTTCCATTAATATGCCTTTCAAGAAACTTGAGAATTGCAACCAAGTTGTGAGTATTGGAAAGGATTTGAATCTCTCCCTGGTGAATATAGCTGGAAATGATATTGCGCAGGGAAACAAGAAGCTCATAATTG CTTTTCTGTGGCAGTTAATGAGATTTAGCATGCTCAACCTGTTGAAAAACTTGAGACAGCATTCCCAGGGAAAGGAAATTGGAGATGCTGACATACTGAATTGGGCAAACGAGAAAGTCAAGAGATCTGGTAGAAGTTCCCAAATGGAAAGCTTCAAG GATAAAAACCTCGCAACTGGGAGATTCTTTCTCGAACTTTTAAGTTCCGTTGAGCCAAGGGTGGTGAACTGGGCCCTAGTGACGAAGGGCACAACTG ATGAAGATAAGAAATCAAATGCAACATATATTATCAGTGTCGCTCGAAAGCTTGGATGCTCCATATTCTTATTGCCTGAGGATATAATTGAG GTGAACCAGAAGATGATCCTGACCTTGACAGCAAGTATCATGTACTGGAGCCTGCAGAAGAAGGTGGGAGATCTTGAGCCTTCGTCTCCTAGTCAGCAATCTGAGCCTCCGTCTCCTAGTCAGCAATCTGAGCCTCCGTCTCCTAGTCTGAGCAATAACGAATCACCACCGTCTCCGAGAGGTGATGATGGCTAG
- the LOC125223670 gene encoding fimbrin-5-like isoform X4, with product MSSFVGVIVSDPWLQSQFTQVELRGLKSKFLSAKNQSGNVTFADLPPVLAKLKGVTELTENEITEILKESSPDLNEEVDFESFLRHYLDLQAQASAKVGGPQPQSSFLKATTTTLHHTISESEKSSYVAHINNYLGEDPFLKDYLPLDPASDDIFELAKDGVLLCKLINVAVPNTIDERAINTKKVLNPWERNENHNLCLNSAKAIGCTVVNIGTQDLIEARPHLVVGLMSQIIKIQLLSDLDLKKTPQLVELVEDTNDVEELMGLAPEKVLLKWMNFHLKRAGFEKQVTNFSSDLKDGEAYAHLLNALAPELGTNSTLETTDPTERAKLIIEQAEKLDCKRYVTPKDIVEGSANLNLAFVAQIFQHRNGLSVDQSKIPVPDMMEDDAQTSREERCFRLWINSLGIETHVNNLFDTVRGGWVLLEVLEKASPGSVNWKKASKSSINMPFKKLENCNQVVSIGKDLNLSLVNIAGNDIAQGNKKLIIAFLWQLMRFSMLNLLKNLRQHSQGKEIGDADILNWANEKVKRSGRSSQMESFKDKNLATGRFFLELLSSVEPRVVNWALVTKGTTDEDKKSNATYIISVARKLGCSIFLLPEDIIEVNQKMILTLTASIMYWSLQKKVGDLEPSSPSQQSEPPSPSQQSEPPSPSLSNNESPPSPRGDDG from the exons ATGTCGAGTTTCGTGGGCGTAATCGTCTCTGATCCTTGGCTTCAGAGCCAATTCACTCAAGTTGAGCTTCGAGGCCTTAAATCTAAG TTTCTCTCAGCAAAGAACCAATCTGGAAATGTTACATTCGCAGATTTGCCACCAGTATTGGCAAAATTGAAGGGGGTCACTGAATTGACAGAAAATGAGATCACGGAGATCTTAAAGGAGTCATCTCCTGATTTAAACGAAGAAGTTGATTTTGAATCCTTCCTTCGG CATTATTTGGACCTGCAAGCTCAGGCCTCAGCTAAAGTGGGTGGTCCCCAACCTCAATCGTCGTTTCTCAAAGCAACTACAACTACACTACACCACACAATTAGTGAATCCGAAAAGTCTTCCTATGTCGCCCACATCAACAACTATCTTGGAGAAGATCCATTCTTGAAGGATTATCTCCCCCTAGATCCAGCTAGCGATGATATCTTCGAATTGGCAAAGGATGGTGTTCTTCTATG TAAACTCATAAATGTAGCTGTACCTAATACTATAGATGAGCGAGCGATCAATACTAAGAAGGTTCTAAATCCATGGGAGAGGAACGAGAACCATAACCTTTGCCTCAATTCTGCAAAGGCAATTGGGTGCACAGTGGTCAACATTGGCACACAGGACCTAATTGAAGCAAGA CCTCATTTAGTCGTTGGGTTGATGTCCCAAATAATCAAG ATACAATTGCTATCTGATCTTGATTTAAAGAAGACGCCTCAACTTGTTGAGCTGGTGGAGGATACCAAT GATGTAGAGGAGCTTATGGGATTAGCCCCAGAGAAAGTTCTTCTCAAATGGATGAACTTTCATCTGAAGAGAGCAGGATTTGAGAAGCAGGTTACAAATTTTTCCTCAGATTTGAAG GATGGAGAAGCTTATGCTCACTTGCTCAATGCACTCGCCCCAGAACTTGGCACAAACTCAACATTAGAAACAACAGATCCCACTGAAAGAGCAAAATTGATTATTGAGCAAGCTGAAAAGCTAGATTGTAAAAGATATGTTACTCCAAAGGACATCGTTGAGGGATCAGCAAATCTAAATCTTGCATTCGTTGCTCAAATATTTCAACACAG AAATGGACTATCAGTGGACCAGTCAAAGATACCTGTTCCTGATATGATGGAAGATGATGCTCAAACTTCACGTGAAGAGCGATGCTTCCGGCTGTGGATTAATAGCCTTGGGATTGAAACCCACGTCAACAATTTATTTGACACTGTCAGGGGAGG ATGGGTTCTACTAGAAGTACTTGAAAAGGCCTCTCCTGGGTCTGTTAACTGGAAAAAAGCTTCAAAATCTTCCATTAATATGCCTTTCAAGAAACTTGAGAATTGCAACCAAGTTGTGAGTATTGGAAAGGATTTGAATCTCTCCCTGGTGAATATAGCTGGAAATGATATTGCGCAGGGAAACAAGAAGCTCATAATTG CTTTTCTGTGGCAGTTAATGAGATTTAGCATGCTCAACCTGTTGAAAAACTTGAGACAGCATTCCCAGGGAAAGGAAATTGGAGATGCTGACATACTGAATTGGGCAAACGAGAAAGTCAAGAGATCTGGTAGAAGTTCCCAAATGGAAAGCTTCAAG GATAAAAACCTCGCAACTGGGAGATTCTTTCTCGAACTTTTAAGTTCCGTTGAGCCAAGGGTGGTGAACTGGGCCCTAGTGACGAAGGGCACAACTG ATGAAGATAAGAAATCAAATGCAACATATATTATCAGTGTCGCTCGAAAGCTTGGATGCTCCATATTCTTATTGCCTGAGGATATAATTGAG GTGAACCAGAAGATGATCCTGACCTTGACAGCAAGTATCATGTACTGGAGCCTGCAGAAGAAGGTGGGAGATCTTGAGCCTTCGTCTCCTAGTCAGCAATCTGAGCCTCCGTCTCCTAGTCAGCAATCTGAGCCTCCGTCTCCTAGTCTGAGCAATAACGAATCACCACCGTCTCCGAGAGGTGATGATGGCTAG
- the LOC125220749 gene encoding LOW QUALITY PROTEIN: BTB/POZ domain-containing protein At5g48130 (The sequence of the model RefSeq protein was modified relative to this genomic sequence to represent the inferred CDS: inserted 1 base in 1 codon), with translation LILTKPHFVLFILVVRVRIAERSFHLHKVRLRRNSGYFKEKLKDETTDEVNLPPXFPGGAEAFELTALLMYGHDALVEADNVAALRCATDFLEMWRHCQGLDMYLNQVVLQSWHQTVLVLSQAHGLLPWAEDVLLVTRCIETMAFMACMEILDPEQGREQALQLHEPWPWRDAAVGDVVSRDVWILDVIALPFAFFKRVIASLRRQAIEDKYVCTIILLYAHTHKESAPGLADLLPDRGVPVGFYLYLLAIGTGRNESLEKKVASMLHLAQPEDLAGIELAVVERIFLGSDTRSPAVARLWDQYLTNIAADPDLPCTRLITLIQTTIPHSSRHTHDYLYTALDFFFRSHPNLSQEEKGSLCKYLDCQKLSPSVCIEVLRNEVMPLRLMMQALFVHAQHMSMPPDHKNSYESTAFRIQNLETELQSLKRTLHLQQSKNHQKSSCIATFTFTLHRKYADKVRNILHQLLLFGGGKSKRNRPASASFPN, from the exons ctcattcttacAAAACCTCATTTTGTTCTGTTCATTTTGGTTGTCCGTGTCCGGATTGCCGAGAGAAGCTTCCACCTCCACAAGGTCCGGCTGCGGCGCAACAGCGGCTATTTCAAGGAGAAGTTGAAAGACGAGACGACAGACGAAGTCAATCTCCCTC GATTTCCCGGTGGAGCTGAGGCCTTCGAGCTGACCGCACTCCTGATGTATGGTCACGATGCATTAGTAGAGGCAGATAACGTAGCTGCTCTAAGATGCGCCACAGATTTCCTAGAGATGTGGCGCCACTGCCAAGGCCTGGACATGTATCTCAACCAGGTGGTCCTCCAGAGCTGGCACCAGACTGTGCTGGTGCTGTCCCAGGCCCACGGGCTGCTCCCATGGGCGGAGGACGTGCTCCTCGTCACCCGCTGCATCGAGACCATGGCGTTCATGGCATGCATGGAGATTCTTGATCCAGAGCAGGGTCGGGAGCAGGCGCTGCAGCTGCACGAGCCTTGGCCGTGGAGGGATGCCGCTGTGGGGGATGTGGTCAGCAGAGATGTATGGATATTAGATGTCATTGCTCTGCCGTTTGCTTTTTTCAAGAGGGTCATTGCATCTCTGAGGCGGCAGGCCATTGAGGACAAATATGTCTGCACCATTATACTATTGTATGCCCACACCCACAAAGAATCTGCCCCCGGGCTTGCAGACTTGCTTCCAGACAGGGGCGTCCCAGTTGGGTTCTACTTGTACTTGCTAGCCATAGGGACGGGGAGGAACGAGAGCTTGGAGAAGAAGGTTGCATCCATGCTGCATCTGGCTCAGCCGGAGGATCTGGCTGGTATTGAGTTAGCAGTGGTTGAGAGGATATTCTTGGGCTCGGACACCAGGTCACCTGCTGTTGCGCGGCTATGGGACCAGTACCTAACTAACATAGCTGCTGATCCTGACCTCCCCTGCACAAGACTCATCACTCTCATCCAAACAACTATTCCCCATTCCAGCAGGCATACACATGATTACCTCTACACGGCGCTAGACTTCTTCTTCCGCTCCCACCCCAACCTTTCGCAGGAGGAGAAAGGATCACTCTGCAAATATCTCGACTGCCAAAAACTCTCTCCGTCTGTCTGCATTGAAGTCCTCAGGAATGAGGTGATGCCACTGCGCCTCATGATGCAGGCGCTCTTTGTGCACGCTCAACACATGTCCATGCCACCTGACCACAAAAACAGCTATGAGTCCACTGCCTTCAGAATCCAGAATCTTGAGACAGAGCTCCAGTCTCTCAAGAGGACCCTCCACCTGCAACAGAgtaaaaatcatcaaaagtCCAGCTGCATTGcaactttcacttttactttgCACAGAAAATACGCAGATAAAGTACGAAACATACTCCATCAGCTCCTCCTGTTTGGTGGAGGAAAATCAAAGAGAAACAGACCTGCTTCCGCTTCCTTTCCcaattaa